In Deltaproteobacteria bacterium, the genomic window TAGGCGTCGAGCACGGCGGTGGCGTATTCGTCGGAGAGTTGCAAATTTTTCTCCAAACGATTTTGAGTCTCGCCGGGACCGGCGTTGTAAGCGGTCAAAGCTAGGTTGAGACTTTGAAACTGTTTGGTCAAATCGTGCAGATAATAAACGCCCAATCGGATATTGAACAACGGATCGTCCAAGAATTCCGGGCGAAACGAAGCGGCGCGAAAGCCATATTCTTCGCTCAGCGTTTCCGTGAGGAATTTGCCGGTCTCGGGCATGATCTGCATGAGCCCGCGCGCCCCCATGGGCGAGACGGCGCTGTTCTGGAATCTGCTTTCGACTTGAATGACCGCGACGACCATCATCGGATCGAGATGGCGCTTGTGGCTTTCTTCCAAGATCACTTCGGCGACTCGCCATGCTTCCGTGTCGATCATGTCGGGACGATGGAATTTTACAATTGAATAAATCCTGACCAGTT contains:
- a CDS encoding lytic transglycosylase domain-containing protein, yielding MASNFSPLKRIFGNFTLTSRFSFDSKRRTIDSVRAFSPSRTIGLRNRTMHQASQNKSTRTSSQSRICCQLIAIVALFAPALLAYQHFLLDAAIGDIKSLIKIVEVAEKPRPKELVRIYSIVKFHRPDMIDTEAWRVAEVILEESHKRHLDPMMVVAVIQVESRFQNSAVSPMGARGLMQIMPETGKFLTETLSEEYGFRAASFRPEFLDDPLFNIRLGVYYLHDLTKQFQSLNLALTAYNAGPGETQNRLEKNLQLSDEYATAVLDAYQNNKKAKAPTF